A single window of Paenibacillus sp. FSL H8-0537 DNA harbors:
- a CDS encoding AAA family ATPase: protein MSEFRLVCFSSEILYGNDVIVDFINPNKEFDKNLLSTLIIGPNGTGKSRLLSTICEVFRSLERLKNETSNLQNDPFKAEFYLSYYYNENYFEVEQRNNNYKFKCNSKIIEPRDLWLPQKVLAVSFMVNDKFLYNKTEFGEDKIYEYLGVRHTSNATFVNTVVRRIIDNIIELSVNNEFIINLKSILEFLKLDNKIRIYFGAGKRKKTVFNKKINEKEIENLLEKISERSDYRSDGLKKYSREDVYEIVEFLNNRILHSKNIKRDNGSSLYYDIDLDSAENNIAINKDYDVLNKLIKLGYIQYPTLHIGRESSFDFELASSGEKQFLFTMINILSKIEHGSIVLIDEPEISLHPNWQINYINYLKSIFSHYRSCHFIIATHSHFMISDLEPNSSSIVSLKIKNNSVRAQLHDEDTFGWSVDDILYNIFDVFTTRNLYIAREIDSFLAKISKGVENKALKKELSKLIEIRRHLKENDPLRDVLNMIISRVDDND, encoded by the coding sequence ATGAGTGAATTTCGATTGGTTTGCTTCAGTTCGGAGATTCTATATGGAAATGATGTTATTGTAGATTTCATTAATCCCAATAAAGAATTTGATAAAAATCTTTTAAGCACTTTAATCATTGGTCCAAATGGAACTGGAAAAAGTCGGTTGTTATCCACAATTTGCGAAGTGTTTAGAAGTCTTGAAAGACTCAAAAATGAGACTTCAAATCTTCAAAATGATCCGTTTAAAGCGGAATTCTATTTAAGTTATTATTATAATGAGAATTACTTTGAGGTAGAACAAAGAAACAATAATTATAAATTTAAATGTAACAGTAAAATTATTGAGCCTAGAGATTTATGGTTACCTCAAAAAGTGCTCGCTGTATCTTTTATGGTAAATGACAAATTCCTTTATAATAAAACTGAATTTGGTGAAGACAAAATATATGAATATTTAGGAGTAAGACATACATCAAATGCTACTTTTGTTAATACAGTAGTTAGAAGAATTATTGATAATATTATTGAGTTATCTGTAAATAATGAATTTATAATAAATCTAAAATCAATATTAGAATTTCTGAAACTAGATAATAAAATTAGGATTTACTTTGGGGCAGGTAAAAGAAAGAAAACAGTGTTTAATAAAAAAATTAACGAAAAGGAAATAGAGAATTTACTAGAGAAAATAAGTGAGAGATCCGATTATAGATCAGATGGGTTAAAAAAATATTCGCGAGAAGATGTATATGAAATCGTTGAGTTTTTAAATAACCGTATTCTTCATTCCAAAAATATAAAGAGAGATAACGGATCTTCTTTATATTATGATATTGATTTGGATAGTGCAGAGAATAACATCGCAATTAATAAAGACTATGATGTTCTGAATAAACTAATAAAATTAGGATATATTCAATATCCTACTTTGCATATTGGGAGAGAAAGTTCATTTGACTTTGAGTTAGCAAGTTCAGGAGAAAAACAGTTTTTATTCACAATGATCAATATTTTATCTAAGATCGAACATGGCTCGATTGTATTAATAGATGAACCGGAAATAAGTTTGCATCCAAACTGGCAAATAAATTATATCAACTATCTTAAAAGTATATTTTCTCATTATAGGTCTTGTCATTTTATTATAGCAACTCATTCACATTTTATGATTTCTGACCTTGAGCCTAATTCATCATCTATTGTTTCCTTGAAAATAAAGAATAATTCTGTTAGGGCACAATTACATGATGAAGATACGTTTGGTTGGTCTGTAGATGACATTTTGTATAATATCTTTGATGTATTTACTACACGGAATCTGTATATTGCTCGTGAGATAGATTCCTTTCTTGCTAAAATTAGTAAAGGTGTTGAAAATAAAGCGCTCAAAAAGGAATTAAGCAAACTTATAGAGATTCGTAGACATTTAAAAGAAAATGATCCATTGAGAGATGTTTTGAATATGATAATAAGTAGGGTTGATGATAATGACTAA